A window from Toxoplasma gondii ME49 chromosome IX, whole genome shotgun sequence encodes these proteins:
- a CDS encoding hypothetical protein (encoded by transcript TGME49_266035) encodes MHHSMKREDAAAASERIAQNRRIGHASCRGGPLNLRNASNPIGDEFGSWYRRLEETEEAERQAADLRYRLRRGEERMELLKKLSSRAEKSNKQVHTTKTPAVRRGRSAPEEAEPEKKTKACNSSRPISPHASTRTDPVFSSISSKEESFAKTADTRQPRRAACLFSASCRKREVNRFRQLHSVHVRGSQGEKVVQIDVSSLDFLPPACWPEAVETAAAAACIAPSKRRLAAGRALDPASWGALAHAASPRKETDLSSPFQAEPPQFLVPWKRWNPRTGEAIPLYSNAVLLQCTFTPTETSARLYR; translated from the exons aTGCACCACTCGATGAAGCGCGAAGACGCGGCTGCTGCCTCGGAAAGAATCGCACAAAATCGACGAATCGGCCATGCCAGTTGCAGAGGAGGACCGCTCAATCTCAGAAATGCATCCAACCC GATCGGTGACGA ATTTGGAAGTTGGTATCGCCGCctcgaggaaacagaagaagcagagcgacAAGCGGCGGACCTTCGCTACCGGTTGCGccgtggagaagagagaatggAACTGTTGAAAAAACTGTCTTCTCGCGCAGAGAAATCGAACAAGCAGGTGCACACAACAAAGACTCCCGCCGTCAGACGCGGTCGCAGCGCCCCAGAAGAGGCCGaaccggagaagaaaacaaaagc GTGCAATTCCTCTAGGCCGATCTCTCCACATGCGTCGACGAGAACAGACCCAGTTTTCTCCAGCATCTCTtcgaaggaagaaa GTTTTGCGAAGACGGCCGATACGCGACAGCCCCGGCGCGCGgcatgtctcttctctgcctcgtgtCGCAAACGAGAAGTGAATCGTTTTCGTCAACTTCATTCTGTTCATGTCCGCGGTtcgcagggagagaaagtcgTTCAAATTgatgtttcgtctctcgactttctcccTCCCGCTTGTTGGCCG GAAGCCGTGGAAACAGCAGctgcggctgcatgcattgcTCCTTCGAAGCGGCGACTGGCGGCCGGGCGGGCACTCGACCCAGCGTCCTGGGGCGccctcgcgcatgcagcttctccaagaaaagaaacagatcTTTCCTCGCCATTCCAGGCAGAGCCCCCTCAATTCCTTGTTCCCTGGAAGCGGTGGAATCCCAGAACTGGAGAA GCCATTCCGCTGTACTCGAACGCCGTTCTGTTGCAGTGCACCTTCACGCCGACGGAGACGTCCGCTCGGCTGTACCGATGA
- a CDS encoding hypothetical protein (encoded by transcript TGME49_266050~Signal peptide predicted by SignalP 2.0 HMM (probability 0.881) with cleavage site probability 0.402 at residue 47), translating to MVMWKSGSLRVLRGIGCETYRVSCAGVASLLFAVSLAILSGNTVAFASVNWDNYALDDIVYEVVYPEDYSSLASAVRHAAWNSPAPHMVPVSSCEATVIPLPPALLDSVTALEDASSFEQDTEEPSSSKGPRCECQVQVSVLFDIGERAEEIQGNGNITLSGCFRVRKDDTVEQATMKGTMKARCQEMFNTLPLAQMCGNGGKSEELRARMSFFSDGEVQGPPDMGFLELEAPVSGQAPLSAFLAVDASATEKGD from the coding sequence ATGGTGATGTGGAAGAGCGGGTCTCTGCGAGTACTCCGTGGCATAGGCTGCGAAACTTACAGAGTATCGTGCGCCGGTGTTGCCTCGCTTCTGTTTGCTGTGTCTCTTGCCATACTTTCAGGAAACACAGTGGCTTTTGCCTCGGTAAACTGGGATAATTATGCGCTTGACGATATTGTGTACGAAGTTGTATATCCGGAAGATTATTCGTCGCTAGCGTCGGCAGTACGTCACGCGGCTTGGAATAGTCCTGCCCCGCATATGGTACCGGTGAGCTCTTGCGAGGCCACTGTCATTCCATTACCTCCTGCTCTGTTGGACTCCGTTACCGCTCTGGAAGATGCTTCCAGTTTTGAACAGGACACGGAAGAACCATCGTCATCAAAGGGACCACGGTGCGAATGCCAAGTGCAGGTGTCCGTGCTGTTCGACATCGGCGAGCGAGCTGAAGAAATCCAAGGAAATGGAAATATCACGCTAAGCGGGTGCTTTCGCGTACGTAAGGATGACACTGTGGAGCAGGCTACGATGAAGGGTACCATGAAAGCTCGTTGCCAAGAGATGTTCAACACTTTACCACTCGCACAAATGTGTGGAAACGGTGGCAAAAGCGAAGAGCTTAGAGCGCGCATGAGTTTTTTTAGCGACGGTGAAGTACAAGGACCACCAGATATGGGCTTCTTGGAACTCGAGGCTCCGGTTTCTGGGCAAGCTCCGCTAAGCGCTTTTCTTGCGGTTGATGCTtccgcgacagaaaaaggagactaG
- a CDS encoding regulator of chromosome condensation (RCC1) repeat-containing protein (encoded by transcript TGME49_266040), with the protein MVLSFLENRNVSSPDDRDCLYTWGSNAAGQLGLGHTDDVWQPQKVETFKIPLLQASCGKNHLLVLNYDGQVFATGDGGEGRLGLGDTHSRHSFERIKSLPPVRFVCAGGSHSAALDSGLLVWTWGSNCCGQLGLANWQPSAAFTAASVVADAAHAFNLQPQETKGKTQDRAVPSRTESSREPVLSVWGKGKGCGEEGLLKQQNSRGKREKRAGREPVKTSNDGDEEDKTHRDARKSILTAYCLAEGHESLSVKPQVVEFLREKQVVTLALGPLYSLAVTLHGFVYAWGGHEQGQLGLPDRLDNQVRKRLLLRRQASGGI; encoded by the exons ATGGTATTGTCTTTTCTTGAAAACCGAaatgtctcctctccagatGATCGCGACTGTCTGTATACCTGGGGGTCGAACGCCGCTGGGCAGCTCGGTCTTGGCCACACTGACGATGTGTGGCAACCCCAGAAGGTCGAGACGTTCAAAATCCCTCTTTTGCAA GCGAGTTGCGGGAAAAACCACCTTCTCGTCCTCAACTACGACGGCCAAGTTTTCGCCACTGGGGATGGGGGCGAGGGCCGCTTAGGCCTCGGTGACACCCACAGTAGGCACTCGTTTGAGCG AATCAAAAGCCTGCCTCCTGTCCGGTTTGTCTGCGCGGGCGGCAGTCACTCAGCTGCCCTCGACTCCGGACTCCTCGTCTGGACTTGGGGAAGCAACTGCTGCGGGCAACTCGGCCTGGCGAATTGGCAGCCGTCTGCGGCCTTCACCGCGGCTTCTGTGGTGGCAGatgctgcgcatgcattcaaTCTGCAGCCTCAGGAAACAAAGGGCAAGACGCAAGACCGAGCGGTGCCTTCACGCACGGAGAGCTCGAGAGAACCTGTTCTGAGTGTCTGGGGAAAGGGGAAAGGAtgcggagaggaaggcctGCTGAAACAGCAGAACAGCCGAGGAaagcgcgagaaacgcgcaggCAGAGAGCCTGTTAAGACGAGCAAtgacggcgacgaagaagacaaaacaCATCGAGATGCTCGCAAATCAATCCTCACTGCATACTGTCTAGCCGAAGGCCACGAAAGCCTCTCTGTGAAGCCGCAG GTGGTGGAATTTcttcgagaaaaacaagtTGTGACACTCGCCCTGGGCCCCCTCTACTCTTTGGCCGTCACTCTCCACGGCTTCGTCTACGCTTGGGGAGGCCACGAGCAAGGGCAGCTTGGTCTCCCAGATCGACTCGACAACCAGGTGAGgaagcgtctccttctgcggagacaggcgagcgGCGGGATAtag